In Archaeoglobus profundus DSM 5631, the sequence CTTGATCAAATCCCTTAACTTTACACCGGGAATCTTCGGAGGATTTTGATACGATATTCCCAACCCCATCTTCACCCTTTCATCGGGACTCATGTTTGTTATATCTTTTCCTTTGAATATAATTCTTCCATCATAAATCTTGTACTTGGGATTACCAGCTATAGCCATGAGCAACGTAGATTTACCGCTACCGTTCGGTCCGAAAAGAGCGTAAGTCTGACCCCTTTGGATGTAGAGGTTAACATTTTGGAGAATTTTCCTACCATCCACTTCAACGCCTAAATTTACTATTCTGAGTATCCCTCTGTCCATCGGGTGTTAGGGGAAGTCTAAAACATAAAAGGTTTTTGAATTAGAACTCGACAACGCTTACAACCCCATCCTCGACTATCGCAAAAGTTCTTCTACCAGTTAGATAACCGCAGATCTCGCCCGGGTTGATTATGATCTTGTTCTCAACCCTCTCAACCTTGACTTCATGCGTATGTCCCAGCACAAGATACCTATGATTTGTTTTCTTCAGAATCTCGACTATTCTTGCATCGGTTCCATGATAAACGACACCCTCCGGAAACTCAACAATTTCTCCTATAACCCATTCGTTATCCTCTGCAATTTTTGTCAACAGCCTCTTTTCTCCATCGTTGTTGCCGAATGCGAAGTAAATCTTCTTCCCCAAATTCTTGAGAGCCTTCATTGCAAACGGAGCAACAATATCTCCCGCATGGACGATGAAGTCAAATCTTTCGGATTTTAACGCGTCGATCAAATCTCTTATAGCTTGCATGTTGTCGTGTGTGTCGGATATTGCCACGAACTTCATGCTATGAAGTCTGGGAATCTGATAATAACATTTTCACAGCAGACCAGTTTTTGGATCAAGCTTACAGAGCGTCGCTAAGAAAGCCTCGCTCTTCAGAGCGGGGATGAATTAGGGGAGGAGGGAGGGGGAGG encodes:
- a CDS encoding metallophosphoesterase, with product MKFVAISDTHDNMQAIRDLIDALKSERFDFIVHAGDIVAPFAMKALKNLGKKIYFAFGNNDGEKRLLTKIAEDNEWVIGEIVEFPEGVVYHGTDARIVEILKKTNHRYLVLGHTHEVKVERVENKIIINPGEICGYLTGRRTFAIVEDGVVSVVEF